From Impatiens glandulifera chromosome 7, dImpGla2.1, whole genome shotgun sequence:
TCGGAtgcgagactcctcggtccCAGGTTCGAATTCATGGTCGGATGTcaaaatcctcggtcggacctcttggtcctagctGAAATTCCTCgttcggacctctcggtcttagctGAAATTTCTcgatcggacctctcggtccttgtCGAACTTGTCCGTCctcaagaatatcaaaattataaattttataattttgattaagaCTTGAATTCTTCGATACAAGGGCCtaggtagcttcacaaaactAACAGGAACATTATGAACATCATATTAAGGTTTAATTCAACCTGGATAATGTATGTTTTCATCAAAACAATTTTGAGACCAAAAATCGGGTTATTGAGTTTTAAGCTTTAATAAAGTGTAAGGAGCTtgtcaatagcttccttatacttcatatgattgattgataccaaaacatgaacactgttcattttgaccaaattaagaacataaaattttcatttattttaaaaaaaaatttaaaattttaattttgatcgaACATGATCGGGATAGATCAAATATGATTCAAATAGGTTCCCAACATAATTAGAAACACGTTGAGAAACTTTTTGGGCTGATGTTTTTTAAGAGTAGCTCAAGAACAGAAAACCCAATTTgtatttttctaaattcaaatttgggtttttttattttagatcaaTTGATTGGTTTTAACTTCAACGGAGAGCTTGCAAATGATCCTAAGATCGTTTTCCAATCAAAAAATTCAAACCAGGCAGTATACAAAATTatgaaaacttaaatataaaaatttcaatttcaaaatagaagattgaattaaagggtgattaAAAGCataccaaggattgaagaacactcattAGACCTTAAGGAAGCTTTTGGATGCCTGAATTCGAGCTTTAAGGCCTTGtacaaaaaattcaaaaatctaGAAATTTGGAGCTTCAATGGAGGATTTTCTGAAAATTTGAATTGAGGGCTTGAGAATTGATCTTTTGTCTTCGGATTCATCAAGGGAGTCTATTTATATCCTCCCAATGTTGGATGATCGACCAAGTGGGTTGGATTGAGTCAAACAGCTATTATgttgttttggttgttcttccggTAATCGTCGATGTAAGCCATTATGGAGATCCTATGCTTAGGGGAAATGGtcaccgaagtagggtgatcatttcacttttCGAATCAAGTCAAACGATCAAGAAATGATGAAATTCcatcttttaaaaatcaaagatggttgCGGATGATTATCTATCCGGCGTCGCGATGAAGACGACGATCCATGAAGAAACGGCGTTGTTTCTAGCGTATTTGGCGAACGTGGGCCACTCCGTTGGCATTCTTTGTTCGGGCGTTCTGCGTTAGAGTAGTATTAATTTAACTACACccaattataatttgtttttttatttaaatcttaacggtttatttaaatttatttatttattcacctttttgaatttatttttaaatcttttaaaatataaaaaatatttaaaataaatgtgacatttattttgtaaaattttttttataatatttttggttttaataaataatttatttagaataaaatggatacacatttatcttaaattatttattttatttttttttaaattaatttgagatgaaatgggtaaaaaatttattttaaattttttatttttatttttttcttattatctttaattaatttagaatttaattattacaataattaattcaattatttgtttgattatgttttggacttaaaattaattattttaattttatttattttaaaataattaaaaaaaaaatttaaaattaataaattagatagGTAGATTCATAATACTCTTgtaatattatctttaataataaatagttttttaaatcagttttacaaaataatataaaaagttgtaaactatttgtaataacttatttaatgttatactaatttttttaaaaaatagaataataaaatggtaaaaatatatatatatatatagtttttttattatatatatataatgtaattaGATTTCatgtcatttaatttattattaaaattttaattataaatatgtaatattatttaatacctaaattttataagttatttttattttgttacattattctgtaatttaatttttaatatttaactcaatatttatattaatgatttttttaaaataataaaataaatatcatgttattatttataacatttataataaactaataacttataaaaaaaattaatttggggtagataaaaaatataaatgttaccaatttggtgttaaatagtaatatttaaaaaacatatatagaaaaattcttgtaattatttttaaggatGTCATGTGTATTATTACTCCatttataatatgtaataaaataataatttataaaatgaaaaatgaaaatagtTAATGAAGCAtagtttcaaatataattacttAGGCAGTATATCTTTGACCATTTATCATAAGAACTTTCAAAAGAAATATacttaaacttatttttttaaatttaaaaaatgagtaTGATTCATACTTAGAATTTGATCTCATCCAAACATATTTACTAGTAAactaagaaaatgaaataaaagaagaaaaaacattaattaattattgatgcAAAAATGGTTTACCTTAATCTACCTAAACCTAATTAACTAAGCTAGctacatctatatatataactaattaattcctcacataacaaaataaatgaattattattattaaatattctatctaattacaataatcCATATCCTTCATCTTGCCCGCTCCAACGCCTTAATCGCTCAGACGCCTGTTCAACCTGAGTTCCAAGAATCAATtagtttatcaaaatatataatatataaaaaatattatgactTTATTTACATACCTCATCATTCCAATTAGTTTTCAATGtgatgataattaatattattgtctgTAACATCGTCCCACATATCATTCCAATCCAAATCCCCTTCATTCATACAAAAAACAACTTCATTTTTAGTTTCTATCCAACATAAATCAAGAATCAAGATTCACAAACACACCTGGACGCCTAAACTCGTCTTGTAACCTAAGAAGAAGCCAAGAGGGAGACCCACTACATAATAACAGAACAAGTTTATGTAAGCCACCAAAGCCTGCCATCCTCCTCCGACCGCAACTCCTACACAAACAAGATCGTTAAACGGATCAATTTGGCTATATAACTCAACCTAATCACTCAAATTTAAGTTTGGATTACCCGAGATAACGGGTTGGACGCTGTTGAGAACCATGGTTATGCCAAGAAGGTAAGCTAAATCAGCGACGGCTTTCTGCATAACCTTGCTGTCGGTGAAGATAATGGAGAATTTAGATTTGGTCGCCATTATAACTACCATACATGACAATCCAATCATCAGGGATTCAACTACTGTAACCGCCACTGAGTATTTCGCAGCTCTTGGATGCTTTGATCCAAGCTCATTTGAAACTCTAACACTGTAATATTAAATAAGATCAATTTGGTTATAAGAAAAAACAGAGACTTGTTCTTGTTTATGTACCTAACAGCTGCATTGATTCCGATAAACAACATGCCCTCCCATCCATTAACATTCATACATATGGAAAGAGATCCGACAGCGATAACAGGGTCTTCAAGATGGCCGGTGAGGATGATAATACTCATGAAATACCAAATTTCTAAACAAATCATAATTGCTGAAGCAACGGATAGTTTAACAAAAGGCCAAAGATCGTTGAATGCCGACCATGATAGTCCTTTCCATCCTTCTTTACACCACCCGACAATGTAAACCACTTGAGCCACCGCAATCGCCCATGCTGAGAGATTGTAAGCCATGGCCGCACCGCCGGTCCCCCATCCTAACACATGGATGAACAAGTACAACATTCCGATGTGCACGAAAAGCGCTACGAATCCAATCCAGGCCAACGCAACTACTCTGCTTTGAGCTTGGAGGAATTTCTGAGTGGGGAAATTGATTGCTAATGAGAACATTTGAGGAATCACCTGTAACCATAAGTAAcccaaaaaacaaaataaggtCTTGACTCTGTTCTATTCATTTTTTCAATCATAAAAGTTGTTGCAACCTGAATTGAGAATTTTCCTGCGAGATCTGCGATATCGTCACGTTGGCCGAGGAGTCGGAGGAGTGGAGTTGCGTAAATGTATAATGGCATGATGAAGAAACAAGCGGAAGTCAGGATTATCCAAGATCTCTGCATGTAGACACCGAGCATTTCCACTTGACCGGCACCAAACGCCTGCCCGCATAGAGTCTCCAATGCACTTCCCATGCCTAACTGcattaatataataacaataagaagaaagaaaaagtagGGGAGATGAGATGAGAGGAGCTGACCATGAATCCGAAAGAGAAACTAGCGAGAACGGATAGGGAAATAGCGACGGCAGAGAGCTCGACGTCGCCAATATGACCGACAAATATATTGGTGGTGGAATTAATCCCGTAATTACATAAGATATTGAAGGCAATTGGACCGGCAATGGTCCATAACTTGACCGATTCCAAAAGACAAACTGCTTTCGCATCTTGAAAGGTTGTAATGGGAGGGTAATCGGCTGAGGAGCCGACGAATCCGGTTGGAGCATGGTGTAGGTCGGCTGTTGCAGCGGTTTCCATCTCGAAAGACAGAGGAACCCTATAGTTTAATTCAGTTTCGTCGGAGGAAGAACCGGAACGAGAACCAGAACATCCTGGTTCTTCCCCTGTTTCCTTCCcatgtttttctttaatttcctCAATTTTGTCgattctttgttttttttcttttattttttatttattttttaatttaattttttgtttttgttgtatGACGGATCTGGATCTGTACTACTATTCTATGGAATGTAATGAGGTTTGCGGAGTTAGTTGGGTTTATTGACTGCCACGTCAGATGTTTGTAACTAACTATAACAGACAACTGACATAGGGAGAGAGTAGAGGTAGAGAAATGTTTAGTTTCCCGGGCAAGTGCGGTGCCACtgatttctttttcttttttcttttttttttaaaataaatttatatataaaattagagatAAGGGCATTTTTAGAACTCTGCACTTCAGTAagaaatcagatttttttaatatttaatactaataAGATAATTAGAACATTAgttatactatttattattgtttatagaATTATTGAGACAAATCAGGTGAaccttagaaaaataaataagaaataaagtCTTTACACTAGCAACATAAATGACGTTGTAGTTACAACTTTTTATTCTAAAACCAAATATATGAGATTGAGATAATAGACATAGAACTTTAATTTCTCAAACAaacaatttgtattttttttttcagatttgaaagtatttatctaacaatttgtTATTAGTTACTGAAAATACAcattttagttattaaataatgaGCATTGAAATTAGTTATCCAAATTTATCTACCGATTTAAATCGGACTTCTCACCTCATTAACGtaactttcacttcggtcaaacaacTAGAGTTAAAGAGgtgacaaataataaaaataattatttaaatagattgtaatatatattaaataattatatatattataaaataaaaagagttaaaaaaataaatcacttttcatatactatttttttttaataattatttatgcattcaataaattttaatatatgtatttttcttttttattaaataaaaaacatttggTATAACTTATACCCATACTCATTAATTTACGGTCGAAAATACAACTCAACTATTCATTTTGCCTcacataaatatctaaattaatcacgCTTCTTGACCCGATAATTCgaacactttaaatttaaaaattattattatatatatatatatgaaaagaacgtttgtaataatattttattaaacatatatacaAAGAACTCTAAATccaatcattttaaaaaatagattaataaaGACTTATAATATAATCACTAACACAATTTGAAAGTCAAACTAAACAACCCAcccattataataattattattattataaaaattcaaaataaaaattttattctGTCTGAACTGAATATAGATTCTAACCCTAACAACACCCTTACATGcctaattctatttttttttaaagttattagaGAAGATAATTTGGAATTCAATACAGTGTTACTTCATCTATGTACGTATTGGATATATCTAAGATTCTTGGCCAACTACCGTGAAACTGCTGGGATGCAATTcagtttatatttaatattttcattcattcttatttttattcatattcttaaactattcacattattttcaaatttataaattatttttgtttaaaaataatatatatagttaaaattaaatatgctaaaataaatcatttaaataaaataaaataaatttaatttcaatattaatatacactaaattaaaatatattatataattattaaaattaaatattaaattaaaattaaaataaattacataaaaaaatgaatttaaacttttattatttataacttccTAATTTCAAGTATAGCTATATAATAAGTAGGGTCGGCACAACTCAACCCAATTACaacactaatttatatattcaatatgcaTCTTGTTTAACTTAATTTTGAGTTCCAATAACACAACTAGACACAACACAAAGGAATAAAAACATGATacaatatatgattatataataaaagatttagaaagtaaaatatttgtaaaattgtGGTGttatataaatgtagttttttttttatttgaataaattattgacTTTTTATACAATTAGTTTTAACATAAGTATATACTAGGATGATGATgtaaattgttatttatattttattttaatttttatttaatatatttaatattaatatttatgtaatatattaatatttcaatgtataatattttataagagttttaaatttatttctatataataatataaattttcatatattacaatatatataatattaaaaaatcgtttatataatttattaaataaataatatggtaTAACGTCGGTGCCCCGCGCAGATTTCTTGAAACCGAACGAAAGAGGatggtaataaaaaaattccgAAGTAAAATGGGACTGGAATAAAATAGTAAATGTATTTTGGGTCTCAATCCAAGAATTACGCTTACAACTATTTATTCTCTAAAACAGAATATAGAAATTAAGATATGAGACATAGAACTTAATTCtccaaacaaattatttatatttattatgaattcaaatttaGAGGTAAAGAGAAATAGAGAATGAATCCATCATTTCATTTCTTTATCctgtaaatttgtaattttacaATTAAAAGGTTTAAAAATTGGTcattactaaatatatatatatatatatatatatatatatataatagattaataaaaaatttattaaaattgttttattttaatatttatattttatattaaggtttatattatgtattttattataatgtataatatttaatttaatgtttttaattttagttatatatattatatttataaaattaaataataaaaaaaaaaaaacaggtaTAATAAAACTAGATactttaccaaaaaaaatatgggTATAATAAAACTAGATACTTTACCAAAAATGGGTATAATAGAAAAGATAATAATAGGTAAAGTagtttataaaatgatttgcCAAAACTGCATGGATCCGTTAAAACCTAGTCGGccagtcatttttatttttttacaacgGTTTGGAAATATATCTATAATGAGTCGTGATACGTCACATATGCGAaatagaaaggaaaaaaaaattatgtctaaaaaaaattatttattttagttatcgaaatcatttctctttcattattataataataataataaattaatgtgtttttaaattaaacaattaagcttaaataataacataattgagATTTTATTGACCACTGAGGTCGGCCCCACGTCACTAAGTTTATGATGTTGTGGGGAAAACATAGAAAGGCCCTTTCCATTTAAAGATCGATCCAAAAATCAAACCTGTCTGTCACACTCAGAAACAAAGTTATTGCCTTCATATTTACTtactgtttttttaaaaacaacatcAATGTTTTACATTaatcttcaaaatcatcaaa
This genomic window contains:
- the LOC124910016 gene encoding protein DETOXIFICATION 34, which codes for METAATADLHHAPTGFVGSSADYPPITTFQDAKAVCLLESVKLWTIAGPIAFNILCNYGINSTTNIFVGHIGDVELSAVAISLSVLASFSFGFMLGMGSALETLCGQAFGAGQVEMLGVYMQRSWIILTSACFFIMPLYIYATPLLRLLGQRDDIADLAGKFSIQVIPQMFSLAINFPTQKFLQAQSRVVALAWIGFVALFVHIGMLYLFIHVLGWGTGGAAMAYNLSAWAIAVAQVVYIVGWCKEGWKGLSWSAFNDLWPFVKLSVASAIMICLEIWYFMSIIILTGHLEDPVIAVGSLSICMNVNGWEGMLFIGINAAVSVRVSNELGSKHPRAAKYSVAVTVVESLMIGLSCMVVIMATKSKFSIIFTDSKVMQKAVADLAYLLGITMVLNSVQPVISGVAVGGGWQALVAYINLFCYYVVGLPLGFFLGYKTSLGVQGIWIGMICGTMLQTIILIIITLKTNWNDEVCK